A region of the Oleidesulfovibrio alaskensis DSM 16109 genome:
ATGAAGTGCGGGTGCATGGTACGGTGCAGATAGATGAGCAGCGAAAGGGCTACTCCGGCGATGAGAGCAAATTCCAGCTTTACGGTGAGTGTGGAAAGCAGCGTGACGGCAAAGACCAGAGGCTCGCCGCTGCCCGCGCTCATGATGCGCCGGATGTGCTCTATGTCTATGAGGTTCCACGCCACCAGCATGATGACACCGGCCATGGCCGGAAGCGGCAGATACGCGGCCAGCCCGCCCATGACGGAAACCATGCCCACCAGCAGAACCGCCGCAAAAATGGCGGACAGCGGCGTGCGGGCGCCGGTGGCGTAATTGACACCCGTGCGGGTGAACGAACCGGACGACGCGTAGGCCGAAAAGAAGCAGCCCACCATGTTCGACAGCCCCTGACCGATGAATTCGCGGTTGTTGTCTATGCGCTGGTGCGAAAGAGCCCCCACGGATCTGGCAATGGATACGGCCTCGGCAAGCCCCAGCATGGCCACCGCCAGCGCTCCGGGCATAAGTATGCCCAGCCGTTCCGGATCGAATACCGGCACGGAGAAGGGCGGCAGTCCGGCGTGCAGGGCTCCCACCATGCGTACTCCGTTGGCTGCGCCGTCAATGACAAGACACAGCAGCCCTCCTGCCGCCATGGCTATAAGCATGGCGGGCAGGCGTTTATCCACGCGGCGGACCAAAAGCGCCGTGACAAACGTGACTGCGGCTATGGCCACGGCATGCCAGCTGGCCTGCGGCAGCATGGAGACGAACGTTGCCATGTCGCGCGGCAGAAAACCGCTGCGCGGCACGGACAGACCGGCAAATCCGCCCAGCTGGCTTGAGGCGATGAGAATGGCCGCACCGGTGGTGAAGCCCGTCAGCACGGAATGGGAGACAAAGTTGACCACGGAACCCAGCCGCGCCAGCCCCAGCGCCAGCTGGATGAGGCCGGCCATCAGCGTGAGACTGAGCACAAGGCATATGTAGTCCGGTGTGCCCGCAGGGGCCAGCGTGCTGACATTGGAAAAAATAACCAGCGAGATGGCCGTGGTGGGGCCTGATACAAGATGCATGGAAGAGCCGAACAGCGCCGCTATGATGGCCGGGACAACGGCGGTGTATATGCCGTATTCAGGCGGCAGTCCCGCCAGCGTGGCAAACGCCACTCCCTGCGGCAGAACGATGATGGCTCCCGTGAGACCTGCCAGAAGGTCTGCGCGCAGGGTGCGGGCCGTTACTCCCGGCAGCCAGTGCATAAAAGGGAAAAAGGCTGCGATGCCCGTTTTCATGTGTACATGACTCCGTGATGTATGATGTCCGGCCACGGTGCGCGCGGCCGCATTTTTCACTATAGCGTGTAGTGGCGGTCTGTTCAAGAATTGTACATAAATCAGTCTGCCTGACGTGCGCGGTGCTGCGCGTGCTGGACAACGGCTGCGGTATTGCCTATCGGAAACGGACCGACCCGAAAATAACAGCCGTCGGCGAACGGCCAAAGCATTACGACAGCACGAGGTGGACATGTCGCTTATTTCCGCAGAAATTGCAGGATATCTGGAAAAATCATCGTGGATCCGCAAGATGTTCGAGGCTGGAATCGCTCTTAAAAAACAATACGGCGAGCAGGCTGTGTGTGATTTCAGTCTGGGCAACCCCGACCTGCCCGCGCCGCCTGCGGTGGGCGATGCTTTGCGTACCATGGCTGAAAATGCCGGAAAGCCTTTTGCTTTCGGCTATATGCCCAACGGCGGTTTTCAGTGGGCCCGTGAAGCTCTTGCCGGGCAGGTATCCGCAGAACAGGGTATGCCCGTTGACGCAGGCGATCTGCTGCTTTCCTGCGGAGCCGCGGGGGCGCTCAATGCGTTTTTCCGCGCTGTGCTGGAACCGGGCGACGAAGTGCTGGCGGTGGCTCCTTATTTTGTGGAGTACGGTTTTTATGTGTCCAACCATCAGGGTGTGTTTAAAACGGCCATGAGCCGTCCGGAAACCTTTGAGCTGGACATTGAGGCCGTGGAAGCCCGCATAACTCCGAAAACACGGGCGCTGATCATCAATTCGCCCAACAATCCCACCGGGGTTGTCTACAGCCGTGAAGAACTGGAAGCCCTTGCGGCACTTCTTGAGCGCAAGAGCCGCGAAAACGGCCGTCCCGTCTATCTCATCGCGGACGAACCTTACCGTTTTCTGTCGTTTGACGGTGTAAAGGTGCCCAGCGTACTGCCGCTGTATCCTTTCAGTGTGGTAGTGAACAGTTTTTCCAAAAACCTGTCTCTGGCCGGCGAGCGTTTGGGGTACATCTGCCTTTCGCCTCTCATGGAGAACCGCGCGGAGCTGATGGCCGCGCTGACGCTGACAAACCGCATTCTCGGTTTTGTGAATCCGCCGGTTATCGGCCAGCACGTCATGGCGCATGCGCTGGGGTCGCAGGTTGACGTGGGCGTGTACGCGCAGCGCCGCGATGCCATGGCCGAGGTGCTTTCAGGCGCCGGATACCAGTTCTCCATGCCCAAGGGCGCGTTTTACTTTTTCCCCAAGGCGCCGGGTGGCGACGATGTGGAGTTCTGCCGTGTGCTGATGGAGGAAAAGGTGCTCGCGGTACCCGGATCAGGGTTCGGCGGCCCCGGTTATTTCAGGCTGACATTCTGCGTGGATGAAGAAGTCATCCGCCGCAGTGCCGGCGGGTTTGCGCGGGCCATGGCTCATTTCGCGTAGCCGTCCGCCGGTGCGCGCCCGCAGTGCGCGCCGGTCTGCGCTGTATGCCGGTACAGGCAATAACGGCGCCGTCTCACGGGAGGCGGCGCTTTTTTTGCGGCCGGTACCCGTGCGGCGCAAGCAGACCTCAGGGCGCGGGGCGTTCCTTGGTCGTTATGTCGCCTAGGTCTATGCGTATCAGCGTGGTTACACGCATGGCATCGCCCAGAGGGCGGTCAGCTATGCCGAACTGTTGCAGCAGGCATTGCATGGCGTGCAGCCGTTCATCTTCTGCCGTGATTATCTGCGCCGTACCGGAGGCCATAAGGCTGGAAAAAAACGTTCCGGCCTTGCAGGCACCGGCATCCGGCCCGCCGTCGTAAAAAACGGCGTTGCTCACCACCGTCACCCATACACGCGGGTTATGCCGCAGAATGTCAAGTTTGGTTCCCCGCAGTGCGCAGTGCGCATACAGCGTGGTGCCCTGATGGCCGTAATTGAGCGGGACGGCATACGGCGTGCCCTGCGGCGTCACCATGGATACTGTGCACCATGTGGCGCGCGAAAGGATGGCTTCGATGGTTTCGGGGCTTGTTGTTTCACGGTTGTGCCTGTGCATGGCTGTCTCCGGCTGGTGGTCTGGAAAAAAAGCGGCATTCCGGAGAATGCCGCCTTGCAGGTCGGTTGCGGTTCAGAATGGAGCTGTCTCCATCCGCAGTCGGTTGAGTCTGTTGACGGCGAACTGCCGCTGGACCGTCAGGCTGTTTTTCATCTGCACGGCTGCGTGTATCTCCGACGCGAAGAATATACCCTTTTTCAGGTCTTCGGCGGAACGCAGGCGGGCTATTTCGGCATCCGCCGATTGCAGCTCGCGGTCATAACGGGCCACGAGGGCCTCAACATCCGGAATGTTATCCGGTAATGATACGTCTGCGGGCGGGTTTGTCTCCATCGGTCGGCTCCTTGAGTTTGCGCTTCATGTCAGGGTCGGGCAGGCCGTTGTACAGCAGCCAGAAAGAAGGCATCAGGTCGGTCACCACCCCGGGGTTTGTCAGGCGCAGTCCGGCGGAATAAGGCCGTTTGAAAGCGGCAAGCGCATAGGCCATGGCCCACCATGCGTCAGGACAGGTCCACGGTGCGGGCATCTGGGGTTTGCCGTCAGGTCTGACAAGGGTGTCTTCCTGCACGTCCAGCCCCAGACGGGTGATGAAGCCGTCCGCACCTTCGCGGAATACAATGTCGTTCTGCAGGGCATTGCCGAGGCCGGGCAGCGTGCACGAACCGCCGGTGGCGGCGCAGTGGGCTGCCACTGCAAGGGCCAGCGGGCGGAGGGCCTGCGGAACGCCCGCAAGACCGTTGTGCGCTGCCATCTGCTGCAGGTCGCATTGGCCTGCGGGGGCGCAGCTGACGCCGGAATCCTGCTGCTGTGCGGAAAGTCCGGCGGCGCGCAGCAGAGCGGTTGCATCGGCAGTGCCGGGCACGGCGCTGTTCCAGCGGCCCTGCAGCTGTACACGTCCCTGCGCGAAAGCGGGCAGGGCCAGAATGTATGCTGCCAGCAGAGGGTCGATGTCCAGCCGCAGATTTTCGGGCACGGATGGCAGCCCGGGCAGCACGGAAAGCTCGTCACCGGTGTGCTGTATGTCGGCTCCGCAGGCTTTCAGGGCGGGCAGCACTTCCTGCAGCACGGCCTGAGCATGCGGCGAAGCACCCAGATTGATGCGCACATTGATTCCCCACGAGGGGGCGGCCAGCAGCAGCGCGGTCAGCCCTTCTTCGGGCAGTTCAGCCGGTACGGTGATGCTGTCGGGCAGCATGCCCGCGCTTTCCAGCCGCAGGGGCAGGCCGTTTGATTTGGGTACCATGTGCGCGACACGTGCCCCCAGAGAGGGCAGGAAATGACGCATGGGGGTCAGATCGGCCAGTTTGAGCTGGTGTCCGCCGGTAAATTTGACCATGCCCGTATGCGGCAGAGCCATGAAAGCCAGCAGGTAGGCGTTGAACGTGTCGTCTCCGGCGAAAATGACCTTGTCGGCAAAGTCAAGCCCGGGGCCTTCTTTGCTGATGACAGTGTCCGCTTCCCACGAAAGTCGTGCTCCGGACTGGTTGAGCGCCTTTACCAGATCGATCACCCGGTCGTTGACCACCACATTGGAAATACGGGCGGCGGCTCCTGCGGCTGCGCACAGGGCTGTCCATATGCGGGCCTGACGGCTGCAGCCGGGACCGGCGATATTAACGGCCACAGGTTTCTGCTGCGGCGCGAGGTTGAAATCGGTGCGGGTTTCCTCTTCCTTTTTGTAGGTCAGGTCGAGTTCCTGCAGCAGCGAAAAGAGCTGGCGCAGCATGCGCTGATCGCCGGAAAAACGGGTTGTTGTCCGTTCCCATGCAAGACGTATTTTCTTTTCGTTGTTTACTTCGTCAGTGCCCGAGCCTTCCTTTTTGGGGCGGCGGGTCTTGGCCACAAGCCTGCTGCGA
Encoded here:
- a CDS encoding SulP family inorganic anion transporter — its product is MKTGIAAFFPFMHWLPGVTARTLRADLLAGLTGAIIVLPQGVAFATLAGLPPEYGIYTAVVPAIIAALFGSSMHLVSGPTTAISLVIFSNVSTLAPAGTPDYICLVLSLTLMAGLIQLALGLARLGSVVNFVSHSVLTGFTTGAAILIASSQLGGFAGLSVPRSGFLPRDMATFVSMLPQASWHAVAIAAVTFVTALLVRRVDKRLPAMLIAMAAGGLLCLVIDGAANGVRMVGALHAGLPPFSVPVFDPERLGILMPGALAVAMLGLAEAVSIARSVGALSHQRIDNNREFIGQGLSNMVGCFFSAYASSGSFTRTGVNYATGARTPLSAIFAAVLLVGMVSVMGGLAAYLPLPAMAGVIMLVAWNLIDIEHIRRIMSAGSGEPLVFAVTLLSTLTVKLEFALIAGVALSLLIYLHRTMHPHFMPMAPVLIDGMRHIIRQENRNLPECPQLKILRLDGSLFFGAAEHVAEELENIVAANPGQNHILIVASGINFIDYSGCETIFEERKLLQAAGVRLYMCSANPGVRAAMERLQCGPIIPIYEDKAEAIATITPQLDMNRCAVCRLRVFHECAGLPGPEMTAE
- a CDS encoding pyridoxal phosphate-dependent aminotransferase, whose translation is MSLISAEIAGYLEKSSWIRKMFEAGIALKKQYGEQAVCDFSLGNPDLPAPPAVGDALRTMAENAGKPFAFGYMPNGGFQWAREALAGQVSAEQGMPVDAGDLLLSCGAAGALNAFFRAVLEPGDEVLAVAPYFVEYGFYVSNHQGVFKTAMSRPETFELDIEAVEARITPKTRALIINSPNNPTGVVYSREELEALAALLERKSRENGRPVYLIADEPYRFLSFDGVKVPSVLPLYPFSVVVNSFSKNLSLAGERLGYICLSPLMENRAELMAALTLTNRILGFVNPPVIGQHVMAHALGSQVDVGVYAQRRDAMAEVLSGAGYQFSMPKGAFYFFPKAPGGDDVEFCRVLMEEKVLAVPGSGFGGPGYFRLTFCVDEEVIRRSAGGFARAMAHFA
- a CDS encoding pyridoxamine 5'-phosphate oxidase family protein — protein: MHRHNRETTSPETIEAILSRATWCTVSMVTPQGTPYAVPLNYGHQGTTLYAHCALRGTKLDILRHNPRVWVTVVSNAVFYDGGPDAGACKAGTFFSSLMASGTAQIITAEDERLHAMQCLLQQFGIADRPLGDAMRVTTLIRIDLGDITTKERPAP